The genomic DNA AAAGAGCGAGGTTAGCATTTGTTAGCTTGGAGGGAGGCGATCATTCGCCTCCTTCTTCCATGTCTGTCTTCTTTTCCTTCGGCGGGTCGAACACAAGATCCAACAGGGCGAGGAATAAGGCGATTCCGATCTGAGTCAGGGGCTGTATGTCAATGGACGACATGAGAGCCACTAGGATGGAAATGATGCCCCAGTTAATCAGGAATGAGAAGAAGAAATAGCCTCCCTTCAATGCATTCCATGACCAGCGTCCCGACGCCCTCATGAGGCCGAACAGCAGCTTCACGATAAAATCTCCGATGAATCCGCAGATGAAGTAGAATACCGCGAACCAAAGCAGGGACCAGTAAGAGCTGTACTCGATGCCGACGATCCGGAAGAGACCGACAAAGCCGAAGAAAATCAGAGCGACGACGAATCCAATGGCCGCGAGAATGATCAGGCTGACAGATACGATGATGAAAATCTTGGTGGGCAATGATTCATTTTTGAATGAGTCTTGATCGGACATGGTGTACCTCCGTGGTGTAATGGATCTTCAATATGGCTTGAATGTTCCCCTTAGTTTCTTATGAAAGGCTTCCAACCTAGGAATCTTGCGGAAGGTCCAGAACGATGTGATGGTTAGAAAAATAAGCAACCATTCATGTTCCTCCCCGCGGTTATCGAGGATGGTGGATTTCACATAATCACTCCTATGACCTTACTAACTACAAAGTATAGTCCAATCTGGATTTTATGTAAAATAAAACCATTAAGAGGAGCCTCGTCTCACTAACACTGGTTTTTGTTCGATCAAAAGGGGCTTTGGATTCTTTCCTTGAAGGCGCTGTTTCAGCCTGCCCATGAGATCTAGCGCGATTTCATCCAGAGCATATGAGATGGAAGAAAGGGTCGGGGAGGTCGTCAAGCAGATGGGAAGATCATCAAACCCGATGATCTTCACGTCCTCCGACACCGACAGACGTGCTGCATTTGCGGCAGCGAGGAGACCTGCGGCTACAAAATCACTGCCTGCCACAATCCCCTTTGGTGGCGAAGCGGTGCGGAAGAGTTCCTCTCCCAATGCCAACCCGTCTTCAATGGTGATGACCTTGTTATAACAACAAGTGTCAGCGCACTCCAGTCCGTGATGGGCGTGGGCAAGCTTAAAACCCTCCCAACGCTTTTGTTGGAGAGGAGAGTCCATATCGTCTCCGCAGAAGATAAGGGGGAAAGCCCCCTGATCAAGAAGATGATCGGTGGCGATGAACGTCGCTTCCTCTTCATCCACGCCGACAGTATCAAAATGAGCCCCTTCGAACTGTTCATTGCATACGACGACAATCTGATCCTGAACTCTCGACTTGATCTCTTCCTCCGAGAAGGTGGAGTGGGTGAGGATTAAGGCATCGACCTCTCTATGAATTAAGGCATCATAGATCTCGGATTCAGCATCCTGGGAAAAGAAGGTCTGGTGGATGACCATCTTATACCCGGCGTCCCGGCAGGTTTTTGTAAGGATACCCGCAAGGCGGCTGAAGTAGGGATGATCCAGGAGAGGCACGACAATCCCGATCGTGTGATTTCGTTGCAAGCGGAGCTGGACGCCACGGAGATTTCGGACGTAGGAAAGTTCCTTGATGGCTTCTTCCACCTTCCTCCGGCTGTCTTCCGAGACATGGGGATGGTGATTCAGGACCCGTGAAACGGTCGATTTGGACACTCCGCTTACACGGGCGATATCAAGAATGGTCGGCATCGGTCAATCTCCCTCCAAGTTATGTATTGACATGGGAACGTTCCCAGAGAGTACGTTGAATTTATCTTACTAGGAGGTGTCCATATGCCGCAAGATGTTTACCATTCGACAGGCGAGACCAGGTACATCGCATTTTTTGATTTTGATGAAACGTATTTCCCTCATGCATGCACAGAGGAGCAGCTCATGATGGTCCATGAACTGGAGGAGTATCTTCAATGGCTTGCGTCTGAGCAACATGTGAAAATCGGATGGGTGACAGGCAGCAGTCTCGCCCAGGTCGAGGAGAAGATGAAGAAGGCGAGGATGCGGTATCTGCCCCACTTCATCTCAAGCAACCTCGGGACGGAAATGTGGGAAGTGCATGCAAGCCAATGCTACCGTTCCATCCCGGAATGGGAGAAGAGGATTGCCCGGTCAGGCT from Rossellomorea marisflavi includes the following:
- a CDS encoding YrvL family regulatory protein — translated: MSDQDSFKNESLPTKIFIIVSVSLIILAAIGFVVALIFFGFVGLFRIVGIEYSSYWSLLWFAVFYFICGFIGDFIVKLLFGLMRASGRWSWNALKGGYFFFSFLINWGIISILVALMSSIDIQPLTQIGIALFLALLDLVFDPPKEKKTDMEEGGE
- a CDS encoding LacI family DNA-binding transcriptional regulator translates to MPTILDIARVSGVSKSTVSRVLNHHPHVSEDSRRKVEEAIKELSYVRNLRGVQLRLQRNHTIGIVVPLLDHPYFSRLAGILTKTCRDAGYKMVIHQTFFSQDAESEIYDALIHREVDALILTHSTFSEEEIKSRVQDQIVVVCNEQFEGAHFDTVGVDEEEATFIATDHLLDQGAFPLIFCGDDMDSPLQQKRWEGFKLAHAHHGLECADTCCYNKVITIEDGLALGEELFRTASPPKGIVAGSDFVAAGLLAAANAARLSVSEDVKIIGFDDLPICLTTSPTLSSISYALDEIALDLMGRLKQRLQGKNPKPLLIEQKPVLVRRGSS